In the Euphorbia lathyris chromosome 5, ddEupLath1.1, whole genome shotgun sequence genome, one interval contains:
- the LOC136230757 gene encoding tetraketide alpha-pyrone reductase 1 — MDEIKGKVCVTGASGFLASWLIKRLLLSGYQVIGTVRDPGNEEKLGHLWNLEGANERLELVKADLMEIGSFDKAIFGCSGVFHTASPVIKPSSDPKTEILEPATEGTLNVLRSCKKNPNLKRVVLTSSSSTVRAREDFDSNVPLDESSWSSVQLCEKLEIWYVLSKTLAEKAAWEYCNKNGIDLITVLPAFVIGPSLPPQLCSTASDVLALFKGETEKFTWHGRMGYVHIDDVAACHIMVYEQENANGRYLCSSSVLDNDELVSILSARYPSLPIPKRFEQLDRPYYDFNTTKLKSLGLKFKSIENMFDDCVASLVEQGYLQI, encoded by the exons ATGGATGAAATAAAAGGAAAAGTTTGTGTGACTGGTGCTTCAGGTTTTCTAGCTTCTTGGCTTATTAAGCGACTTCTCTTATCAGGATACCAAGTTATTGGAACTGTAAGAGATCCAGGAAATGAAGAGAAATTAGGTCATTTATGGAATCTGGAAGGAGCTAATGAGAGACTGGAATTAGTCAAAGCTGATTTAATGGAAATTGGAAGCTTTGATAAAGCAATTTTCGGATGTTCTGGTGTTTTCCATACTGCTTCTCCTGTCATTAAACCTTCATCTGATCCTAAG ACTGAAATCTTGGAACCGGCAACAGAGGGAACTTTGAATGTGTTACGTTCTTGTAAGAAGAATCCAAATCTAAAACGGGTGGTTCTGACATCATCCTCATCTACGGTAAGAGCAAGAGAAGATTTTGACTCGAATGTTCCTTTGGATGAATCATCTTGGAGCTCGGTCCAACTCTGTGAAAAGCTGGAG ATATGGTACGTATTATCGAAAACGCTAGCAGAGAAAGCCGCATGGGAATACTGCAACAAAAATGGTATTGATTTAATAACTGTTCTGCCTGCATTCGTGATTGGGCCTAGTCTGCCACCTCAGCTGTGTTCTACTGCTTCTGATGTGCTTGCCTTGTTCAAAG GTGAAACGGAGAAATTCACGTGGCATGGAAGAATGGGGTATGTGCACATTGATGATGTGGCAGCTTGCCATATCATGGTTTATGAGCAGGAAAATGCAAATGGGCGATATCTATGTAGCTCAAGTGTACTTGATAATGATGAATTAGTATCCATTTTATCTGCTCGATATCCGTCTCTACCAATTCCAAAAAG ATTTGAGCAACTAGACAGGCCATATTATGATTTCAACACAACCAAGTTGAAGAGCTTAGGATTGAAGTTCAAGTCTATCGAGAATATGTTCGATGATTGTGTTGCTTCACTCGTAGAACAAGGCTATCTCCAAATATGA